The following are from one region of the Mycolicibacterium helvum genome:
- a CDS encoding polyamine ABC transporter substrate-binding protein has translation MPAPTGPGPNRRQFLQRAALLAAGTPALVAFLDACSKGGQSSSAPTLKIASPKNPVTWDIAGDNKPIADGLAPEKGATLQLYSYADYIAPDAIKSFEDKYATKVQVSTFNDTDEAITKIRGGNVDYDIYFPSYDQISRLVNGGLVRPINHSYVPNIKNVWPFFANPWYDQEWRFTVPYTVYTTGIGWRADQVPADIGGLKNPYEALWDPAYKNKTAVIDDWHTAMAMVLLKLGITDVNTSSADDLKKLGDQLTAMVAATSPKVTVTMYSDLPAGQIGVSQMWSGDIINAVNYLPEGTGPEILRYWFPADGKGLVDNDLIVLLRGGKNPVLANLFLNHMLETEVAKQNFQQIGYQPPQVSLNPDSLVADGLVPENLKSAIVRPEYFDVGYRLLELDAANDAAWHNVWRAFKAGGS, from the coding sequence ATGCCAGCACCGACAGGACCCGGCCCGAATCGTCGACAGTTTCTCCAGCGGGCCGCCCTACTGGCCGCTGGAACCCCCGCGCTCGTGGCATTTCTTGATGCGTGTTCCAAAGGGGGACAATCGAGTTCGGCACCGACCCTGAAGATCGCGTCGCCGAAGAATCCGGTGACGTGGGACATCGCAGGTGACAACAAGCCGATCGCGGACGGGCTGGCCCCGGAAAAGGGCGCCACGCTGCAGCTCTACAGCTACGCCGATTACATCGCGCCGGACGCTATCAAGTCGTTCGAGGACAAGTACGCGACCAAGGTGCAAGTGTCGACGTTCAACGACACTGACGAGGCCATCACCAAGATCCGCGGCGGCAACGTCGACTACGACATTTACTTCCCAAGCTACGACCAGATCAGCCGGCTGGTCAACGGCGGCTTGGTCCGTCCGATCAACCACAGCTACGTGCCCAACATCAAGAATGTCTGGCCGTTCTTCGCCAACCCCTGGTACGACCAGGAGTGGCGGTTCACGGTGCCCTACACCGTGTACACCACCGGCATCGGCTGGCGTGCCGACCAGGTGCCGGCTGATATCGGTGGTCTGAAGAATCCCTATGAGGCACTGTGGGATCCGGCCTACAAGAACAAGACCGCCGTCATCGATGACTGGCACACCGCGATGGCGATGGTGCTGCTGAAGCTGGGCATCACCGATGTCAACACGTCATCGGCCGACGACCTCAAGAAGCTCGGCGACCAACTCACGGCAATGGTGGCGGCGACCTCGCCGAAGGTCACCGTCACGATGTACAGCGACCTGCCCGCCGGTCAGATCGGCGTGTCGCAGATGTGGTCCGGCGACATCATCAACGCCGTCAACTACCTGCCGGAGGGGACCGGCCCCGAGATCCTGCGCTACTGGTTCCCTGCCGACGGCAAGGGGCTGGTCGACAATGACCTGATCGTGCTGCTGCGTGGCGGCAAGAATCCGGTGCTGGCCAACCTGTTCCTCAACCATATGCTCGAGACCGAGGTCGCCAAGCAGAACTTCCAGCAGATCGGCTACCAACCGCCGCAGGTGTCGCTCAACCCGGATTCGCTCGTCGCCGACGGGCTGGTCCCCGAAAACCTGAAGAGCGCGATCGTGCGTCCCGAGTACTTCGACGTCGGATATCGACTGCTTGAGCTGGACGCCGCCAATGACGCTGCCTGGCACAATGTCTGGCGCGCCTTCAAGGCCGGCGGATCCTGA
- a CDS encoding acyl-CoA dehydrogenase family protein: MYGLTAQDRRIRDTAREFVETLIPYEAEAEMAGGQLPKELTAEHHAKAIELGLYATNMPTSVGGPGFTALQQVLVQEQVGRVTNAIAWVMHTPPQWWAGVATDYQKHRWLLPAVRGEKHEAYAITEEFAGSDVSALETTARRDGDEYVINGIKWHVTSFNLAEYVFVQAVLVGGPHEGDHVLLVVDLPWPGVEVVRTPHYSHNIPDEHPIVSFTDVRVPVSHLVGAEGEGMTFTQDWFRFERIMVASRCVGAAQRLVDEMTAFAKDRIVDGKPLGEHQLVAGMLADSATELFAARSLLYEVARGIDAGLDRKALHGQASMAKLYCSEMAGRVADRAVQIFGGRGYMRENVAERMFRELRVERIWEGASEIQRIIIGRQLMQRGPAAVLES; encoded by the coding sequence ATGTACGGGTTGACAGCGCAAGACCGACGGATCCGCGACACCGCCCGCGAATTCGTCGAAACTCTGATCCCCTACGAAGCCGAAGCCGAGATGGCCGGCGGCCAGCTGCCCAAGGAGCTGACCGCCGAGCACCACGCCAAAGCCATCGAGCTGGGCCTGTATGCCACCAACATGCCCACTTCGGTCGGCGGTCCCGGATTCACTGCCCTGCAACAGGTTCTGGTACAGGAGCAGGTGGGCCGAGTCACCAACGCGATCGCCTGGGTGATGCACACGCCGCCGCAGTGGTGGGCCGGGGTGGCCACCGACTACCAGAAGCACCGCTGGCTGCTGCCTGCGGTGCGCGGAGAAAAGCACGAGGCGTATGCGATCACCGAGGAGTTCGCCGGCTCGGACGTCTCGGCGCTGGAAACCACCGCCCGTCGTGACGGCGACGAATACGTCATCAACGGGATCAAGTGGCACGTCACGTCGTTCAACCTGGCCGAGTACGTCTTCGTCCAGGCGGTCCTGGTCGGCGGGCCGCACGAGGGTGACCATGTCCTGCTGGTCGTCGATCTGCCCTGGCCCGGAGTCGAAGTGGTGCGCACACCGCATTACTCGCACAACATCCCCGACGAACATCCGATCGTGTCGTTCACCGATGTACGGGTCCCCGTGAGCCATCTGGTCGGTGCCGAGGGTGAGGGCATGACGTTCACCCAGGACTGGTTCCGCTTCGAACGAATCATGGTGGCGTCCCGCTGCGTGGGTGCCGCCCAGCGCCTGGTCGACGAGATGACCGCGTTCGCAAAGGATCGCATCGTCGACGGTAAGCCACTCGGAGAACACCAGCTGGTGGCCGGCATGCTCGCCGACAGCGCAACCGAATTGTTCGCCGCCCGCAGCCTGCTCTACGAGGTGGCCCGGGGTATCGATGCCGGATTGGATCGTAAGGCGCTGCACGGTCAGGCCTCGATGGCCAAGCTGTACTGCTCGGAGATGGCCGGCCGGGTCGCCGACCGTGCAGTGCAGATCTTCGGCGGGCGCGGCTATATGCGCGAGAACGTTGCCGAACGGATGTTCCGGGAGCTACGCGTGGAGCGAATCTGGGAGGGCGCCAGCGAGATTCAGCGCATCATCATCGGCCGTCAGCTGATGCAGCGCGGGCCTGCGGCGGTGCTGGAGTCCTAG
- a CDS encoding cupin domain-containing protein produces MTAAVLTTVLANAADAELEDWGPLDEATGSPMATHGLEVWVDGDKSAGIWQCAPGPSHWTLETNEVIYVVSGRMTVTPDGGEPSEVGAGDLAVFPVGWTGTWQIHETLRKAYAIF; encoded by the coding sequence ATGACCGCTGCAGTTCTGACCACCGTCCTGGCCAATGCGGCCGATGCCGAGCTCGAGGACTGGGGCCCGCTGGACGAGGCCACCGGTTCCCCGATGGCGACCCACGGTCTCGAGGTCTGGGTCGACGGTGACAAATCGGCCGGTATCTGGCAGTGTGCCCCCGGCCCATCGCACTGGACGCTGGAGACCAACGAGGTGATCTACGTGGTGTCGGGGCGGATGACAGTCACCCCGGACGGGGGCGAGCCCAGTGAGGTGGGCGCCGGCGACCTCGCCGTCTTCCCAGTGGGCTGGACCGGCACCTGGCAGATCCACGAAACCCTGCGCAAGGCCTACGCGATCTTCTGA
- a CDS encoding aspartate aminotransferase family protein, with product MASPIIESPVHDAVNQLIADQEKVFLARQPRSTEMISRAREHLAGGATSNWQIAQPQAVWMSHGAGSKVYDVDGTEYVDMHGGYGASIAGHAHPAIVEAVSRQVRRGTHFAQPTEDAIWIAGELARRFDLPLWRFANSGTEATMDAVHLARSVTGRDLIIKVEGCYHGHHDSVEVSVLPEADQVGPSEHPIGVPGNSGIPAAIRDLVVVVGFNDPEAVARALAEHRGQVAAMIVEPVMMNAGIIAPDDGYLAAIRDLVHAEGALLIYDEVKTGFTTGPGGVTAMSGVVPDIICLAKALGGGISVAAIGGTETVMSAIADGSYEQVGTFNGNPLAMAATRATLAEVLTPAAYARMASLAERLRAALEATTAEHGYGWHVVSVGAKGCVTFKREPVHDFRDFLQIDDRLGHLHWLMQHNGGVFLPPWGKVEQWLLSVQHDEADVDRFAANFARLARAVAA from the coding sequence GTGGCTTCGCCGATTATCGAGAGCCCGGTTCATGACGCGGTCAACCAGTTGATCGCCGATCAGGAGAAGGTGTTCCTGGCGCGCCAGCCGCGCAGCACCGAAATGATCAGCCGCGCACGCGAACACCTCGCGGGCGGGGCGACGTCCAACTGGCAGATCGCCCAACCACAGGCGGTGTGGATGAGCCACGGTGCAGGCTCCAAGGTGTACGACGTCGATGGCACCGAGTACGTCGACATGCACGGCGGCTACGGCGCTTCCATCGCCGGCCACGCCCACCCCGCGATCGTCGAGGCGGTCAGCAGGCAGGTCCGCCGCGGCACGCACTTCGCGCAGCCGACCGAGGATGCGATCTGGATCGCAGGAGAGCTGGCCCGCCGGTTCGATTTGCCGTTGTGGCGCTTCGCCAATTCCGGCACCGAGGCCACCATGGATGCCGTGCACCTCGCCCGGTCGGTGACCGGGCGGGATCTCATCATCAAGGTCGAGGGTTGCTACCACGGCCATCACGACTCGGTCGAGGTCTCGGTACTCCCCGAGGCAGATCAGGTCGGCCCGAGCGAGCATCCGATCGGCGTGCCGGGCAACAGCGGTATCCCGGCGGCGATCCGCGACCTGGTGGTCGTGGTGGGATTCAACGACCCCGAGGCGGTGGCCCGGGCGCTGGCAGAGCACCGCGGTCAGGTGGCAGCGATGATCGTGGAGCCGGTGATGATGAACGCCGGCATCATTGCGCCCGACGACGGCTACCTGGCCGCAATCCGCGACCTGGTCCATGCCGAGGGTGCCCTGCTGATCTACGACGAGGTCAAGACCGGCTTTACCACCGGGCCTGGCGGTGTCACGGCGATGTCCGGCGTCGTCCCCGATATCATCTGTCTGGCAAAGGCTTTGGGTGGTGGAATCTCGGTCGCAGCGATCGGGGGCACCGAGACCGTGATGTCGGCGATCGCCGACGGCAGCTACGAACAGGTCGGCACCTTCAACGGTAATCCGCTGGCGATGGCGGCCACCAGGGCCACCCTGGCCGAGGTGCTGACGCCGGCCGCCTACGCGCGCATGGCGTCCCTGGCTGAGCGTCTCCGCGCCGCTTTGGAAGCGACGACGGCCGAACACGGTTACGGTTGGCACGTGGTGAGTGTCGGGGCCAAGGGTTGCGTGACGTTCAAACGCGAGCCCGTGCACGATTTCCGCGACTTTCTCCAGATCGACGACCGGTTGGGCCACTTGCACTGGCTCATGCAGCACAACGGCGGTGTATTCCTGCCGCCTTGGGGCAAGGTGGAGCAATGGTTGCTATCTGTTCAGCACGACGAGGCCGATGTCGACCGGTTCGCCGCGAACTTCGCCCGGCTCGCCCGGGCGGTGGCGGCCTGA
- a CDS encoding acetate--CoA ligase family protein — protein sequence MLGARSVALVGASPRPGSFGERMIIEARRSSARMHLVNPRYDSIDGIACAPSLNALDEPVDLVLLGVPDAALLDELKSAVAVGAGSAVIFGSAHGAALRQAVTVTAAEAGMAVCGAGCMGFVNNATGLRALGYLEPDPLPPGGVSLVTHSGSAFSTILRAGRGFGFRLAVSSGQELVTDTADYVDYIVEDPDTTVIALLLETPRSVGRLRAGLHRAAQRGIPVVILPVGHSPRGRAMVAAHSGALAGDAAGWQAFCADTGAIRVSDMAELTDTIELFEAGRRRRPGSHGIATVHDSGAERALCADIAHDLGVDFAELAAPTLAAVGELLDEGLAPGNPLDVWGTGADTHALFGGCLRAFVDDPGIAVTALAVDLVTEFDDDTAYADAVLDIAAGSDSPLAVLTSVPSAVDVSTAKRLRSNGIPVLEGTRSGIAALGHLACWPAPVSAEAPAIDGERAQRWASRLAQPGWDAPTAFALLADYSIPVTRSRTAHDVAGALAAAAAVGYPVALKTQGSEHKSDVGGVVLGIPDADSLGAAYLEMASRLGSGVNVDAMAPSGVEISLGVVRDANFGPLVVVAAGGTLVELLADRAVACAPVSREAAMALLRSLHTAPLLAGWRGAPPVDVDALADAIVGFSQLAIELGEHLDAAEANPVIASAAGVVAVDALVIPRAR from the coding sequence ATGCTGGGGGCCCGCTCGGTGGCACTGGTCGGGGCCAGTCCGAGGCCGGGCAGCTTCGGCGAGCGAATGATCATCGAGGCCCGCCGGAGCTCGGCCCGCATGCATTTGGTGAACCCGCGCTACGACAGCATCGACGGCATCGCCTGCGCACCGTCGCTGAACGCGCTCGACGAACCCGTCGACCTGGTGCTGCTCGGCGTTCCCGACGCCGCCCTGCTCGACGAGCTGAAGTCCGCGGTGGCGGTCGGGGCAGGGTCGGCGGTCATCTTCGGTTCCGCGCACGGTGCCGCGTTGCGCCAGGCGGTCACGGTCACCGCCGCCGAAGCGGGGATGGCCGTGTGCGGTGCGGGCTGCATGGGGTTCGTCAACAACGCCACCGGTCTGCGCGCGCTGGGCTACCTCGAGCCCGATCCCCTACCACCGGGCGGGGTTTCGCTGGTGACGCATTCCGGGTCGGCGTTCTCCACTATCTTGCGGGCCGGCCGCGGATTCGGGTTCCGGCTGGCGGTCTCGTCTGGTCAGGAGCTGGTCACCGACACCGCCGACTACGTGGACTACATCGTCGAGGACCCGGACACCACGGTGATTGCGCTGCTGCTGGAGACTCCGCGGTCGGTGGGCAGGTTGCGGGCGGGGCTGCACCGTGCCGCCCAGCGGGGCATCCCGGTGGTGATCCTGCCGGTCGGCCACTCGCCGCGCGGGCGTGCCATGGTCGCCGCACACTCCGGTGCGCTGGCCGGCGATGCCGCGGGCTGGCAGGCGTTCTGCGCCGACACCGGCGCCATTCGGGTGTCAGACATGGCCGAATTAACCGACACCATAGAGCTTTTCGAGGCCGGTCGGCGTCGCCGACCCGGATCGCACGGGATCGCGACGGTGCACGACTCGGGGGCTGAACGTGCGCTGTGCGCCGATATCGCCCACGATCTCGGCGTGGATTTCGCCGAACTGGCCGCTCCCACGCTGGCCGCCGTCGGCGAGCTGCTCGACGAGGGACTGGCGCCGGGCAATCCGCTCGACGTGTGGGGCACCGGCGCCGACACCCACGCATTGTTCGGCGGCTGCCTGCGGGCATTCGTCGATGATCCCGGGATTGCGGTTACCGCGTTGGCCGTCGATCTGGTCACCGAGTTCGACGATGACACCGCCTACGCTGACGCAGTGCTGGACATCGCGGCCGGCAGCGATAGTCCGTTGGCGGTGCTAACCTCCGTGCCGTCGGCGGTCGATGTATCTACCGCGAAGCGGCTGCGCAGCAACGGTATTCCCGTGCTCGAAGGTACCAGAAGCGGTATCGCGGCTCTGGGCCACCTGGCGTGCTGGCCAGCACCGGTGTCGGCAGAAGCCCCCGCGATCGACGGCGAGCGTGCGCAACGCTGGGCGAGCAGGCTGGCCCAGCCCGGCTGGGACGCTCCGACTGCCTTCGCTCTGCTCGCCGACTACAGCATCCCGGTGACGCGGTCGCGCACCGCCCACGACGTTGCCGGGGCGCTGGCAGCGGCAGCGGCAGTCGGCTATCCGGTGGCGCTGAAAACTCAAGGCAGTGAACATAAGAGCGATGTCGGCGGGGTGGTCCTCGGCATCCCGGACGCCGACTCGCTCGGTGCGGCTTATCTGGAGATGGCGAGCAGACTGGGATCGGGAGTCAACGTCGACGCGATGGCCCCTTCGGGTGTGGAGATCTCGCTGGGGGTGGTGCGCGACGCCAACTTCGGTCCGCTGGTCGTGGTCGCTGCCGGCGGCACACTGGTGGAACTGCTGGCCGACCGTGCGGTTGCCTGTGCACCGGTCAGCCGAGAGGCCGCCATGGCGCTGCTACGTTCGTTGCACACCGCGCCGCTGCTGGCCGGCTGGCGCGGGGCGCCGCCGGTCGACGTGGACGCGCTGGCCGATGCCATCGTCGGATTCTCGCAATTGGCGATTGAACTCGGCGAGCACCTCGACGCGGCGGAAGCCAACCCCGTCATCGCGTCGGCCGCCGGTGTGGTCGCCGTCGACGCCTTGGTGATCCCGCGCGCGCGGTAG
- a CDS encoding ABC transporter ATP-binding protein, whose translation MTGGAIRLHQLAKSFDGVPAVTGIDLDIPAGQFYSLLGASGCGKTTTLRMIAGFEKPDSGSIELDGRDVAQDPPHKRPVNTVFQTYALFPFMTVWDNVAFGLRYKKTPKDETKRRVGEALELVRMSGFAKRRPTQLSGGQQQRVALARALVLQPRVLLLDEPLGALDAKLRRQLQLELRAVQREVEITFVYVTHDQDEALTMSDQIAVLAEGRVEQVGPPQEIYSAPATTYVAGFLGAANIFDADILESNDGTALCSALATRLGAVVDTSCKPGPAAIVIRPERITLQSPDDPVSAGHNAINGTVAQVVYHGASTQVHVTVGEACALVVDVPNQAGPGSVALSAGMAVTCVCTNDAVRVLARSAAAVINDPAAELVASPV comes from the coding sequence GTGACCGGCGGAGCGATCCGGCTGCACCAGCTGGCGAAGTCGTTCGACGGCGTCCCCGCTGTGACGGGTATCGACCTGGATATCCCAGCGGGGCAATTCTATTCGCTTCTCGGTGCATCCGGCTGCGGTAAGACCACCACCTTGCGGATGATCGCCGGCTTTGAGAAGCCCGACTCCGGGAGCATCGAACTCGACGGCCGCGACGTCGCGCAGGATCCACCCCACAAACGTCCGGTCAACACCGTGTTTCAGACCTACGCGCTGTTCCCGTTCATGACAGTCTGGGACAACGTCGCCTTCGGCTTGCGCTACAAGAAGACTCCCAAGGACGAGACCAAGCGCCGCGTGGGCGAAGCGCTCGAGCTGGTCCGAATGAGCGGGTTCGCCAAACGCCGGCCCACCCAACTCTCCGGCGGCCAGCAGCAGCGCGTCGCACTGGCCCGCGCGCTGGTGCTGCAACCCCGCGTGCTGCTGCTCGATGAGCCCCTCGGCGCGCTGGATGCCAAGCTGCGCAGGCAACTCCAGCTCGAGCTGCGCGCCGTACAGCGTGAGGTCGAGATCACGTTCGTCTACGTAACCCATGACCAGGACGAGGCGCTCACGATGAGCGATCAGATCGCCGTGCTGGCCGAGGGACGCGTCGAACAAGTCGGCCCGCCGCAGGAGATCTACTCCGCCCCGGCAACCACCTACGTGGCCGGATTCCTCGGCGCAGCAAATATTTTCGACGCCGACATCCTCGAGAGCAACGACGGAACGGCGCTGTGCTCGGCGCTGGCTACCAGACTCGGCGCCGTGGTGGACACCTCATGCAAGCCCGGCCCGGCGGCCATCGTCATCCGCCCGGAACGCATCACCCTGCAATCCCCCGACGACCCGGTATCAGCCGGGCACAACGCGATCAATGGGACCGTGGCCCAGGTCGTCTATCACGGGGCATCGACCCAGGTTCACGTCACCGTCGGGGAAGCATGCGCACTCGTTGTCGATGTCCCCAACCAAGCCGGGCCGGGCTCAGTGGCCTTGAGCGCCGGGATGGCGGTCACCTGTGTATGCACCAACGATGCGGTGCGCGTGCTGGCCCGAAGTGCTGCGGCCGTCATCAACGATCCGGCGGCAGAACTCGTCGCCAGCCCGGTTTAG
- a CDS encoding NAD(P)/FAD-dependent oxidoreductase, whose product MTSSHSADVVVVGGGTVGAWTAVQLAERGAGHVVLLESQTLGDGASSRAAGMVRAQGGTETAIRLGLRSQEFYTASRERYPLDCGFVAQGYLMPCFTDVEVQQAHERIALQQRLGLTVEWLSSSDIDDRSTGLAPGVTAGGSYAPGDGYINAPRNVLAYAAALTAHRVDVRERCAFTGLRVAKGRVIGVDTADGPIETNRVVLTGGPLLGEVGVTAGGRIPAGGSRHQVVVTEPLRDANIDELPMVFDVSEGIYWRPGEYGGVLWGMSNPDEQPGEATEFDWTYYQKALARIESLFPPVRGLGLRRTWAATIDYTGDHLPILGPLLTDDGAIDGTVVACAAGHGMMWGPAVAEAAADVTLKGECDWLDLTDLGLDRFDADGNSRLEPEPISLPFPEHA is encoded by the coding sequence ATGACCAGCAGTCACAGTGCGGATGTTGTGGTGGTCGGTGGCGGCACGGTCGGGGCGTGGACGGCGGTCCAGCTCGCCGAACGTGGGGCCGGCCACGTCGTGCTGCTCGAATCTCAGACGTTGGGTGACGGCGCCAGCAGCCGTGCGGCCGGCATGGTCCGCGCGCAGGGCGGCACCGAGACCGCGATCCGCCTCGGCCTGCGCAGCCAGGAGTTTTACACCGCCTCACGCGAGCGCTACCCATTGGATTGCGGCTTCGTCGCGCAGGGCTACCTGATGCCGTGCTTCACCGATGTCGAGGTGCAACAAGCGCACGAGCGGATCGCCTTGCAACAGCGGCTCGGGCTGACGGTCGAATGGCTGTCCAGCTCCGATATCGACGACCGCAGTACCGGTTTGGCGCCGGGCGTGACGGCCGGCGGCTCGTACGCGCCCGGCGACGGGTACATCAACGCCCCACGCAATGTGCTGGCGTACGCCGCGGCGCTGACCGCACACCGAGTCGACGTCCGCGAACGCTGTGCGTTCACCGGTCTACGGGTGGCCAAGGGGCGAGTCATCGGCGTCGACACCGCCGACGGGCCCATCGAGACCAACCGGGTGGTGCTCACCGGCGGCCCGCTTCTCGGCGAGGTCGGTGTGACGGCCGGCGGACGTATCCCCGCCGGCGGCTCCCGGCATCAGGTCGTGGTCACCGAACCACTGCGCGATGCCAACATCGACGAACTGCCCATGGTGTTCGACGTCAGTGAAGGGATTTATTGGCGCCCAGGCGAATACGGCGGCGTGCTGTGGGGGATGAGCAACCCCGACGAACAGCCCGGCGAGGCTACCGAATTCGACTGGACCTACTACCAGAAGGCACTCGCCCGCATCGAGTCACTGTTCCCGCCGGTGCGTGGACTCGGGCTTCGGCGCACCTGGGCGGCGACGATCGACTACACAGGAGACCACCTGCCGATCCTGGGGCCACTGCTGACCGACGACGGTGCGATAGACGGCACCGTGGTGGCCTGTGCGGCCGGGCACGGCATGATGTGGGGCCCAGCGGTTGCCGAGGCCGCCGCCGACGTCACGCTCAAAGGCGAATGTGACTGGCTGGACCTGACCGACCTCGGGTTGGACCGCTTCGACGCGGACGGAAACAGTCGCCTCGAGCCCGAACCGATTTCCCTGCCGTTCCCCGAACACGCCTGA
- a CDS encoding TetR/AcrR family transcriptional regulator has translation MAEPAPATEGNEARRIQMLRAAAELICERGFSETRISDVAKRAGVSSALVIYYFGTRDRLLVDALRYSEESFYEAAEQMLAEVPSLRDRLSLLIQWTCVPEAENEIPGAWGLWFDLWALAFRHDEVKAGRVELDARWRRMIVDVVQSAELESDVDARMFALEFSALLDGLSIQVALEDPEVDSKVAYDIAMRFAERELAPPREERRPVAAGRGRRSR, from the coding sequence ATGGCAGAACCAGCACCCGCGACAGAGGGCAACGAGGCGAGACGGATCCAGATGCTGCGCGCCGCAGCGGAGCTCATTTGCGAACGCGGTTTCTCGGAGACGCGAATCTCCGATGTCGCGAAACGAGCCGGGGTCAGCTCGGCGTTGGTCATCTACTACTTCGGCACCCGCGATCGGCTGCTCGTCGACGCTCTGAGATATTCGGAGGAATCGTTCTACGAGGCGGCCGAACAGATGCTGGCTGAGGTGCCGTCATTGCGGGACCGGCTGTCGCTGTTGATCCAGTGGACCTGCGTCCCGGAGGCGGAGAACGAGATCCCCGGCGCCTGGGGCCTGTGGTTTGATCTGTGGGCGCTGGCCTTCCGGCACGACGAGGTCAAGGCCGGCCGGGTGGAGCTCGACGCGCGCTGGCGCCGGATGATCGTCGATGTGGTCCAATCGGCCGAGCTGGAATCCGATGTCGACGCGCGGATGTTCGCCCTGGAGTTCTCGGCGCTGCTGGACGGGTTGTCGATCCAGGTCGCACTGGAGGACCCGGAAGTCGACTCGAAGGTGGCCTACGACATCGCGATGCGCTTCGCCGAACGGGAGCTGGCTCCGCCGCGGGAGGAACGTCGTCCGGTGGCGGCGGGTCGCGGCCGGCGGTCCCGCTAA
- a CDS encoding phytoene desaturase family protein, whose translation MSNTYDAIVIGGGHNGLVSAAYLARSGAKTVVLESRGALGGAATTEAPWQDAPHLRVTRLSYVMSLMPPTIVADLSLDRHGYKVHPMGPYYQAFPEGGSLTIYEDDPARTHEELAKFSKKDADTWPKWNAWLEGIADVMGPLLTQVPPNIGSHKPADLLDLAKLGWSQRAMTTRMMGDVTRLLTMSIADLLDDWFESPQIKGALAVNGVIGTWAGPYEPGTAYVMAHHSIGDVGDGQLGSWGYPEGGMGAVSEAIARSARSFGAEIRTNARVSRMLVRGGRIEGVVLDNGDELLAPVVVTTLHPRTAFLDQIPRQELPGDFIKDIEHWKTRSGVVKINLALGELPNFTANPSEGIAEHHTGSVEMAPTMEYIEAAFQDARAGRPALAPFSDGVIPTTLDKTLNPDGTHIMSLFTQWVPAEWANAPHTEELDAYADRLIDLYDQVAPGFKGSILHRDIVGPHEMEVEYGLIGGNIFHGELSLEQLFHMRPAPGFADYRTPIAGLYNGSSATHAGGGVCGIPGWQAAKAALADKKRGERRLLSKLGRRS comes from the coding sequence ATGTCGAACACGTACGACGCCATCGTCATCGGCGGCGGTCACAACGGACTGGTCTCGGCCGCCTATCTCGCACGCTCGGGCGCCAAGACAGTCGTTCTGGAGTCGCGGGGTGCACTGGGCGGTGCGGCCACCACAGAAGCGCCATGGCAGGACGCACCACACCTTCGGGTCACCCGGCTCTCGTACGTGATGAGTCTGATGCCGCCGACCATCGTGGCCGACCTGAGCCTGGACCGCCACGGCTACAAGGTGCACCCGATGGGCCCGTACTACCAGGCATTTCCCGAGGGCGGGTCGCTGACCATCTACGAAGACGACCCCGCCCGCACCCACGAGGAACTGGCCAAATTCTCCAAGAAGGACGCGGACACCTGGCCGAAGTGGAATGCCTGGCTGGAAGGCATCGCCGACGTCATGGGCCCACTTCTGACGCAGGTGCCACCCAATATCGGTTCCCACAAGCCGGCTGATCTGCTCGACCTCGCGAAACTCGGCTGGAGCCAGCGTGCGATGACCACCCGGATGATGGGCGACGTCACCCGGCTGCTGACCATGAGCATCGCCGACCTGCTCGACGACTGGTTCGAATCACCGCAAATCAAAGGCGCGCTGGCGGTCAACGGCGTCATCGGCACGTGGGCGGGACCGTACGAGCCCGGCACCGCCTACGTGATGGCGCATCACTCTATCGGCGACGTCGGCGACGGCCAGCTCGGCAGCTGGGGCTACCCCGAGGGGGGCATGGGAGCGGTATCGGAAGCCATCGCCCGCTCCGCCCGGAGCTTCGGCGCCGAGATCCGCACCAATGCTCGAGTATCCCGGATGCTGGTGCGGGGCGGTCGAATCGAGGGCGTGGTCCTGGACAACGGCGACGAGCTGCTGGCACCGGTGGTGGTCACGACGCTGCACCCGCGCACCGCGTTCCTGGATCAGATCCCGCGCCAGGAATTGCCCGGTGACTTCATCAAGGACATCGAGCACTGGAAGACGCGCAGCGGCGTGGTGAAGATCAACCTGGCACTGGGCGAACTGCCCAACTTCACGGCCAATCCGAGCGAGGGTATCGCCGAGCACCACACCGGCTCGGTGGAGATGGCACCAACCATGGAGTACATCGAGGCCGCGTTCCAGGACGCCCGCGCCGGGCGGCCCGCCCTGGCCCCGTTCAGCGACGGCGTGATCCCGACCACGTTGGACAAGACGCTGAATCCCGATGGCACACATATCATGTCGCTCTTCACCCAGTGGGTGCCGGCCGAATGGGCCAACGCGCCGCACACCGAAGAGCTGGACGCCTACGCCGATCGCCTGATCGATCTCTACGACCAGGTCGCGCCCGGTTTCAAGGGTTCGATCCTGCACCGCGACATCGTCGGCCCGCACGAGATGGAAGTGGAGTACGGGCTGATCGGCGGCAACATCTTCCACGGCGAGTTGTCGCTGGAGCAACTCTTCCATATGCGTCCCGCACCCGGGTTCGCCGACTATCGCACCCCGATTGCCGGTCTGTACAACGGCAGTTCGGCCACCCATGCCGGCGGCGGGGTGTGCGGTATCCCCGGCTGGCAGGCGGCCAAAGCTGCGCTGGCCGACAAGAAGCGCGGCGAGCGGCGACTGCTGTCGAAGCTGGGCAGGCGCTCCTGA